A window of the Streptomyces luomodiensis genome harbors these coding sequences:
- a CDS encoding 3-hydroxyacyl-CoA dehydrogenase NAD-binding domain-containing protein, with product MTNTAELLKGAAELFPGEVVTQAHVRHLDLPQGAGRFALITLDNGLDHTKPTTFGPASLAQLNTAIDQVEKEAADGEITGVGITGKPFIFAVGADLKGVELLKRHEDALAIAKGGHDVFKRLANLAVPTFAYYNGAAMGGGVEVGLHCSYRTVSAALPAFSLPEVFLGLVPGWGGCTLLPNLIGADRAVSVIIENSLNQNKQLKGEQVYELGIADAIFEGADFLEQSLIWTASVLKGEIEVVRPEIDRGDAWHEAIVRGRAIADSKVHGAAPAAYRALEIIDAARNGDLARGYEAEEKALADLIMGGELRSGIYAFNLVQKRGKRPAGAPDKSLARPVSKVGVVGAGLMASQLALLFARRLEVPVVLTDIDQERVDKGVGYVHGEIDKLLLKGRINQDKANRLKAAVTGSLDKAAAFGDADFVIEAVFEEMGVKQQVFAEVEAVVPEHAILATNTSSLSVSEMASQLKHPERVVGFHFFNPVAILPLLEIVRGEKTDDAALATAFGVAKKLKKTAVLVKDAPAFVVNRILTRFMGEIQNVIDEGTPVEVAERAVEPLGLPMSPLVLLELVGPAIGLHVSETLHGAFPDRFTVSENLKRVVEAGKRGFYVHDSGKPELDPEVAALLQQGDTVLTEEQVRARVLDAVAQEIGLMLEEGVVAEAQDIDLCLITGAGWPFHLGGITPYLDREGISERVNGKTFLAPGVASVPA from the coding sequence GTGACCAACACCGCAGAGCTTCTCAAGGGAGCGGCCGAGCTGTTCCCGGGCGAGGTCGTGACGCAGGCGCACGTCCGCCACCTCGATCTCCCCCAGGGCGCGGGCCGGTTCGCGCTCATCACGCTGGACAACGGCCTGGACCACACCAAGCCCACCACCTTCGGCCCGGCCTCGCTCGCCCAGCTCAACACGGCGATCGACCAGGTCGAGAAGGAGGCCGCGGACGGCGAGATCACCGGTGTCGGCATCACCGGCAAGCCGTTCATCTTCGCCGTGGGCGCCGACCTCAAGGGCGTGGAGCTGCTGAAGCGCCACGAGGACGCGCTGGCCATCGCCAAGGGCGGCCACGACGTCTTCAAGCGGCTGGCCAACCTGGCCGTGCCCACCTTCGCGTACTACAACGGCGCGGCGATGGGCGGTGGCGTCGAGGTCGGGCTGCACTGCTCCTACCGCACCGTCTCCGCGGCCCTGCCCGCCTTCTCGCTGCCCGAGGTGTTCCTGGGCCTGGTCCCCGGCTGGGGCGGTTGCACCCTGCTGCCGAACCTGATCGGCGCCGACCGCGCGGTCTCGGTCATCATCGAGAACTCCCTCAACCAGAACAAGCAGCTCAAGGGCGAGCAGGTCTACGAGCTCGGGATCGCGGACGCGATCTTCGAGGGCGCGGACTTCCTGGAGCAGTCGCTGATCTGGACCGCCTCCGTCCTCAAGGGCGAGATCGAGGTCGTACGGCCCGAGATCGACCGCGGTGACGCCTGGCACGAGGCCATCGTGCGCGGCCGGGCCATCGCCGACAGCAAGGTGCACGGGGCGGCCCCGGCCGCCTACCGCGCGCTGGAGATCATCGACGCCGCCCGCAACGGCGACCTCGCCCGCGGCTACGAGGCCGAGGAGAAGGCGCTCGCCGATCTGATCATGGGCGGCGAGCTGCGCAGCGGCATCTACGCCTTCAACCTGGTGCAGAAGCGCGGCAAGCGCCCGGCCGGCGCCCCGGACAAGTCGCTGGCGCGCCCGGTCTCCAAGGTGGGCGTCGTGGGCGCGGGCCTGATGGCCTCGCAGCTGGCGCTGCTGTTCGCGCGGCGGCTGGAGGTGCCGGTCGTGCTGACCGACATCGACCAGGAGCGCGTCGACAAGGGCGTGGGCTATGTCCACGGCGAGATCGACAAGCTGCTGCTCAAGGGCCGGATCAACCAGGACAAGGCCAACCGGCTCAAGGCCGCGGTGACCGGGTCGCTGGACAAGGCCGCCGCCTTCGGTGACGCCGACTTCGTCATCGAGGCCGTCTTCGAGGAGATGGGCGTCAAGCAGCAGGTGTTCGCCGAGGTCGAGGCGGTCGTGCCGGAGCACGCCATCCTCGCCACCAACACCTCCTCGCTGTCGGTGTCCGAGATGGCGTCCCAGCTCAAGCACCCCGAGCGGGTCGTGGGCTTCCACTTCTTCAACCCGGTCGCGATCCTGCCGCTGCTGGAGATCGTCCGCGGTGAGAAGACCGATGACGCGGCGCTGGCCACCGCCTTCGGCGTGGCCAAGAAGCTGAAGAAGACCGCCGTCCTGGTCAAGGACGCCCCCGCGTTCGTGGTCAACCGGATCCTGACCCGCTTCATGGGCGAGATCCAGAACGTCATCGACGAGGGCACCCCGGTCGAGGTCGCCGAGCGCGCGGTGGAGCCGCTGGGGCTGCCGATGTCCCCGCTGGTGCTGCTGGAGCTGGTCGGCCCGGCGATCGGGCTGCACGTCTCCGAGACGCTGCACGGCGCGTTCCCGGACCGCTTCACGGTCTCGGAGAACCTCAAGCGCGTGGTCGAGGCGGGCAAGCGCGGCTTCTACGTGCACGACTCCGGAAAGCCGGAGCTGGACCCGGAGGTCGCCGCGCTGCTCCAGCAGGGCGACACCGTCCTGACCGAGGAGCAGGTGCGCGCCCGGGTGCTGGACGCCGTGGCTCAGGAGATCGGCCTGATGCTCGAGGAAGGCGTCGTCGCCGAGGCGCAGGACATCGACCTGTGCCTGATCACCGGCGCGGGCTGGCCCTTCCACCTGGGCGGCATCACGCCGTACCTGGACCGCGAGGGCATCTCGGAGCGGGTGAACGGCAAGAC
- a CDS encoding thiolase family protein, with the protein MPRTARDVVFVDGVRTPFGKAGPKGIYHETRADDLVVKCIRELLRRNPDLPPERIDEVAIAATTQIGDQGLTIGRTAGILAGLPQSVPGYAIDRMCAGAMTAVTTTAGSIAFGAYDAVVAGGVEHMGRHPMGEAVDPNPRFVSEKLVDESALFMGMTAENLHDRLPHLTKERADEFAVRSQEKAAKAYANGKIQQDLVPVSVRRTSPEGGELGWGLATADEPMRPGTTLEGLASLKTPFRPHGRITAGNSAGLNDGATASLIAAEDVARELGLPVRMRLVSFAFAGVEPEVMGYGPVPATKKALAKAGLSIEDIGLFEINEAFAVQVLSFLDHYGIADDDPRVNQYGGAIAFGHPLASSGVRLMTQLARQFEEQPQVRYGITTMCIGFGMGGTVIWENPHFEGNK; encoded by the coding sequence GTGCCTCGTACCGCTAGGGACGTCGTCTTCGTCGACGGCGTCCGGACCCCATTCGGCAAGGCGGGCCCGAAGGGCATCTACCACGAGACCCGCGCCGACGACCTGGTCGTCAAGTGCATCCGGGAGCTGCTGCGCCGCAACCCGGACCTGCCGCCGGAGCGCATCGACGAGGTGGCCATCGCCGCGACGACGCAGATCGGCGACCAGGGGCTGACCATCGGCCGCACCGCGGGCATCCTGGCCGGGCTGCCCCAGTCGGTCCCCGGCTACGCCATCGACCGGATGTGTGCCGGTGCGATGACGGCCGTGACGACGACCGCCGGGTCCATCGCCTTCGGCGCGTACGACGCCGTCGTCGCGGGCGGTGTGGAGCACATGGGCCGCCACCCCATGGGCGAGGCCGTCGACCCCAACCCCCGCTTCGTCTCCGAGAAGCTGGTCGACGAGTCGGCCCTGTTCATGGGCATGACGGCGGAGAACCTCCACGACCGGCTGCCGCACCTCACCAAGGAACGCGCCGACGAGTTCGCGGTGCGCAGCCAGGAGAAGGCCGCCAAGGCGTACGCCAATGGCAAGATCCAGCAGGACCTGGTGCCGGTCTCGGTGCGCCGGACCAGCCCCGAGGGCGGGGAACTGGGCTGGGGCCTGGCGACCGCCGACGAGCCGATGCGGCCGGGCACCACACTGGAGGGCCTGGCCTCGCTGAAGACCCCGTTCCGCCCGCACGGCCGGATCACCGCCGGTAACTCCGCGGGGCTCAACGACGGCGCCACCGCCTCGCTGATCGCCGCCGAGGACGTCGCCCGGGAGCTGGGGCTGCCGGTGAGGATGCGCCTGGTCTCCTTCGCCTTCGCGGGCGTCGAGCCCGAGGTGATGGGCTACGGCCCGGTCCCGGCCACCAAGAAGGCCCTCGCCAAGGCCGGTCTGTCGATCGAGGACATCGGCCTGTTCGAGATCAACGAGGCGTTCGCGGTCCAGGTCCTGTCGTTCCTGGACCACTACGGCATCGCGGACGACGATCCGCGCGTCAACCAGTACGGCGGCGCGATCGCCTTCGGCCATCCGCTGGCCTCCTCCGGTGTGCGGCTGATGACGCAGCTGGCCCGGCAGTTCGAAGAGCAGCCGCAGGTCCGTTACGGCATCACGACCATGTGCATCGGCTTCGGCATGGGTGGCACCGTGATCTGGGAGAACCCGCACTTCGAGGGGAACAAGTGA
- a CDS encoding ribonuclease D → MTDAQETAAETTLRTTGGAPPDDLPPAPVPLLEPREGIPPVTADADALAEVVAAFAAGHGPVAVDAERASGYRYGQRAYLVQLRRAGAGTALIDPVGCPDLSGLGAAIADAEWVLHAATQDLPCLRDIGMIPSRIFDTELAGRLAGFARVGLGAMVENILGYALEKGHSAVDWSTRPLPEPWLHYAALDVELLVDLRDALEEELTRQGKLEWAHQEFAAIAAAPPAPPRKDPWRRTSGMHKIRRRRQMAVVRELWTARDRIAQRRDVSPGKVLGDAAIVEAALALPANVRALAALSGFGHRMSRRQLEQWQAAVDRARALPEADLPQPGQPVAGPPPPRAWADKDPAAAARLAAARAAVTQLAEQLNLPQENLIAPDTVRRLCWEPPAEPTADAVASVLAGHGARAWQIDQVTPALTAALLVPPV, encoded by the coding sequence GTGACCGACGCCCAAGAGACCGCAGCAGAGACGACACTGCGAACCACCGGGGGCGCCCCCCCGGACGACCTCCCCCCGGCGCCGGTCCCCTTGCTGGAGCCGCGTGAGGGCATCCCGCCCGTCACCGCCGACGCGGACGCGCTCGCCGAGGTCGTCGCGGCCTTCGCCGCGGGCCATGGCCCGGTGGCCGTCGACGCCGAGCGCGCCTCCGGCTACCGCTACGGGCAGCGGGCCTATCTGGTCCAGCTGCGCCGGGCCGGAGCGGGGACCGCACTGATCGACCCCGTCGGCTGCCCCGACCTGTCGGGTCTGGGCGCCGCGATCGCCGACGCCGAGTGGGTGCTGCATGCCGCGACCCAGGATCTGCCGTGTCTGCGTGACATAGGCATGATCCCGTCCCGGATCTTCGACACCGAACTCGCGGGCCGGCTGGCCGGTTTCGCCCGGGTGGGGCTGGGCGCCATGGTCGAGAACATCCTCGGATACGCCCTGGAGAAGGGCCACTCCGCCGTCGACTGGTCCACCCGTCCGCTGCCCGAGCCCTGGCTGCACTACGCCGCGCTCGATGTCGAGCTGCTGGTCGACCTGCGCGACGCGCTGGAGGAGGAGCTGACCCGGCAGGGCAAGCTGGAGTGGGCGCACCAGGAGTTCGCGGCCATCGCCGCGGCCCCGCCCGCCCCGCCGCGCAAGGACCCCTGGCGGCGGACGTCGGGGATGCACAAGATCCGAAGGCGCCGGCAGATGGCCGTGGTGCGCGAGTTGTGGACGGCCCGGGACCGGATCGCCCAGCGCCGCGATGTCTCACCGGGCAAGGTGCTGGGCGACGCGGCGATCGTGGAGGCCGCGCTGGCCCTGCCCGCGAACGTCCGGGCGCTGGCCGCGCTGAGCGGTTTCGGCCATCGGATGAGCCGGCGTCAGCTGGAGCAGTGGCAGGCCGCGGTGGACCGGGCGCGGGCCCTGCCGGAAGCCGACCTTCCGCAGCCGGGCCAGCCGGTGGCCGGGCCGCCCCCGCCCCGGGCGTGGGCGGACAAGGACCCGGCCGCGGCGGCACGGCTCGCCGCGGCGCGCGCGGCCGTCACCCAACTGGCGGAACAGCTGAATCTTCCCCAGGAGAACCTGATCGCCCCGGACACCGTCCGGCGGCTGTGCTGGGAGCCGCCGGCCGAGCCGACGGCGGACGCGGTCGCCTCCGTTCTCGCTGGTCACGGCGCCCGCGCCTGGCAGATCGACCAGGTGACCCCGGCGCTGACGGCCGCCTTGCTGGTGCCCCCGGTGTGA
- a CDS encoding response regulator transcription factor — MSVLLEQPSSLVAYRPNKPTAMVVVADPRVRSTVTRHLWALGVRDVIEASSIAEARPRIANPRDICVADVHLPDGSGLTLLSETRAAGWPNGLALSAADDIGAVRNALAGGVKGYVVTGTRTNLGIPGRPGATPLGAAARMHRRPPGAPGHPGGYRELSGREVEVLRLVAEGQSNKAIGVSMGLSALTVKSHLARIARKLGTGDRAGMVAVALRTGIIH; from the coding sequence GTGTCTGTTCTCCTCGAGCAACCGTCCAGCCTGGTCGCCTACCGCCCGAACAAGCCGACGGCCATGGTCGTCGTCGCCGACCCCCGCGTTCGTTCCACCGTCACCCGTCACCTCTGGGCCCTCGGGGTGCGCGACGTCATCGAGGCGTCGTCCATCGCGGAGGCCCGTCCCCGTATCGCCAACCCGCGCGACATCTGCGTCGCCGACGTCCACCTCCCCGACGGCTCCGGCCTGACGCTGCTGTCCGAGACCCGCGCCGCGGGCTGGCCCAACGGGCTGGCCCTGTCCGCCGCCGATGACATCGGCGCCGTACGGAACGCGCTGGCCGGTGGCGTCAAGGGCTACGTCGTCACCGGCACCCGCACCAACCTCGGCATCCCGGGCCGTCCCGGCGCCACCCCGCTCGGCGCCGCCGCCCGGATGCACCGTCGCCCGCCGGGCGCCCCCGGCCACCCGGGCGGCTACCGGGAGCTGTCGGGCCGCGAGGTCGAGGTGCTGAGGCTGGTTGCGGAGGGCCAGTCCAACAAGGCCATCGGCGTCTCGATGGGCCTGTCCGCACTCACCGTGAAGAGTCACCTCGCCCGGATCGCCCGCAAGCTCGGCACCGGCGACCGGGCCGGAATGGTCGCGGTCGCGCTGCGCACCGGGATCATCCACTGA
- a CDS encoding DUF3000 domain-containing protein, protein MAAVQGHLSNGADGPDGTDAGGADTPPAFRHAVAALRGVRVRPEVELDPTPPPRRLAPYSYALEAVVTGASGDDEELAEGRLILLHDPAGHDAWRGTFRLVTLVHADLEPEIAADPLLPEVCWSWLTGALEARGLSYGAPSGTVTRASSHYFGAMGEREPSTRIEIRASWTPSDHPAPEPAHPGPRPPEPTAEGTTEPPGAPDTAAHLAAWCDLLCQIAGLPPAGTTEAGVVSLPQRRGPQAR, encoded by the coding sequence ATGGCAGCGGTTCAAGGACACCTCTCGAACGGTGCTGACGGCCCTGACGGCACGGACGCGGGCGGTGCGGACACCCCGCCCGCCTTCCGGCATGCCGTCGCCGCGCTGCGCGGCGTGCGGGTGCGGCCCGAGGTGGAGCTCGACCCGACCCCACCCCCGCGTCGGCTCGCACCCTACTCGTACGCGCTGGAGGCGGTGGTCACCGGCGCGTCCGGCGACGACGAGGAGCTGGCCGAGGGGCGGCTGATCCTGCTGCACGACCCGGCCGGACACGACGCCTGGCGCGGCACCTTCCGCCTGGTCACGCTGGTCCACGCCGACCTGGAGCCGGAGATCGCGGCGGATCCGCTGCTGCCCGAGGTGTGCTGGTCCTGGCTCACCGGCGCCCTGGAGGCACGCGGCCTGTCCTACGGGGCGCCCAGCGGCACGGTCACCCGGGCGAGCTCGCACTACTTCGGCGCGATGGGCGAGCGGGAGCCGTCGACCCGGATCGAGATCCGGGCCTCCTGGACCCCGTCCGACCACCCGGCCCCCGAACCGGCCCACCCCGGCCCGCGCCCCCCGGAGCCGACGGCAGAGGGCACCACCGAACCGCCGGGCGCGCCGGACACCGCGGCGCATCTGGCCGCCTGGTGCGACCTCCTGTGCCAGATCGCCGGCCTGCCCCCGGCAGGGACCACCGAGGCGGGGGTCGTCTCCCTGCCCCAGCGACGCGGCCCCCAGGCACGCTGA
- the hemE gene encoding uroporphyrinogen decarboxylase — protein sequence MSANEGPSGQQQTGRAAARATADSAFLRACRREPVPHTPVWFMRQAGRSLPEYRKLREGIAMLDSCMRPDLITEITLQPVRRHRVDAAVYFSDIVVPLKAIGIDLDIKPGVGPVIARPIRTRADLERLRPLDPDDVKYVTEAVGALVGELGATPLIGFAGAPFTLASYLIEGGPSRNHEHTKALMYGDPALWAALLDRLADITSAFLKVQIEAGASAIQLFDSWAGALAPADYRRSVLPASAKVFEAVAGYGVPRIHFGVGTGELLGLLGEAGADVVGVDWRVPLDEAARRVGPGKALQGNLDPAVLFAPRTAVEAKADEVLAAARGLEGHIFNLGHGVLPSTDPDALTRLVEYVHTRSKGGAD from the coding sequence ATGAGCGCCAATGAGGGGCCCTCGGGCCAGCAGCAGACCGGCCGCGCCGCGGCCCGTGCCACAGCCGATTCGGCTTTTCTGCGGGCGTGTCGCCGGGAACCGGTGCCCCACACGCCGGTGTGGTTCATGCGGCAGGCGGGGCGCTCGCTCCCGGAGTACCGCAAGCTCCGTGAGGGCATCGCGATGCTCGACTCCTGCATGCGGCCCGACCTGATCACCGAGATCACCCTGCAGCCGGTGCGCCGGCACCGGGTGGACGCGGCGGTCTACTTCAGCGACATCGTCGTACCGCTCAAGGCCATCGGCATCGACCTCGACATCAAGCCCGGTGTCGGGCCGGTCATCGCGCGGCCGATCCGCACCCGGGCCGATCTGGAGCGGCTGCGTCCGCTCGACCCGGACGATGTGAAGTACGTCACCGAGGCCGTCGGCGCGCTCGTCGGCGAACTCGGCGCGACCCCGCTCATCGGCTTCGCGGGCGCCCCCTTCACGCTCGCCAGCTATCTGATCGAGGGCGGCCCCTCGCGCAACCACGAGCACACCAAGGCGCTCATGTACGGCGACCCGGCGCTCTGGGCCGCCCTGCTCGACCGGCTCGCGGACATCACCTCCGCCTTCCTGAAGGTGCAGATCGAGGCGGGCGCCTCGGCGATCCAGCTCTTCGACTCCTGGGCGGGCGCCCTGGCCCCCGCCGACTACCGCCGCAGCGTGCTGCCCGCCTCCGCGAAGGTCTTCGAGGCCGTCGCCGGATACGGTGTGCCGCGCATCCACTTCGGTGTGGGCACCGGTGAGCTGCTCGGGCTGCTCGGCGAGGCGGGCGCGGACGTCGTCGGCGTCGACTGGCGGGTGCCGCTGGACGAGGCCGCCCGGCGGGTCGGCCCCGGCAAGGCGCTCCAGGGCAACCTCGACCCCGCCGTGCTCTTCGCCCCGCGCACGGCCGTCGAGGCCAAGGCGGACGAGGTGCTGGCGGCGGCCCGCGGGCTGGAGGGGCATATCTTCAACCTCGGCCACGGCGTTCTGCCCAGCACCGACCCGGACGCGCTGACCCGGCTCGTCGAATACGTGCACACCAGGAGCAAGGGCGGCGCGGACTGA
- a CDS encoding FAD-dependent oxidoreductase, producing the protein MAAARRMVVIGGDAAGMSAASQARRLRSRSELEILAFERGPFTSYSACGIPYWVGELVDGPDELVARTPEAHRGRGIDVRTHTEVVEIDLAGQRVLARDLDPRGTGERWHGFDDLVIATGARPRRPAMPGIDAPGVHGVQTLEHGRALLETLESTRVERAVVIGAGYIGVEMAEALMRRGCRVTVLERGEQPMSTLDPDMGRLVREAMSGLGIDTVTGAEVTEVVTGEDGRVRAVATKVDEYPADLVILGLGVAPETGLAQEAGLPVGDHGGLLTDLAMRVRGYDNIWAGGDCVEVLDLVSGRTRHIPLGTHANKHGQVIGSNVGGDYATFPGVVGTAVSKVCDLEIARTGLLEAEATSVGLKFETVTIESTSRAGYYPDTRPMTVKMLAERRTGRLLGTQIVGREGAGKRVDIAAVALTAGMTVEQMTALDLGYAPPFSPVWDPVLVAARKAAATVRQAERR; encoded by the coding sequence ATGGCGGCGGCACGGCGCATGGTGGTCATCGGGGGCGACGCGGCGGGCATGTCGGCCGCGTCGCAGGCGCGCAGGCTCAGGAGCCGGAGCGAGCTGGAGATCCTCGCCTTCGAGCGGGGCCCGTTCACCTCGTACTCGGCCTGCGGCATCCCCTACTGGGTCGGCGAGCTGGTGGACGGCCCCGATGAGCTGGTCGCCCGTACGCCCGAGGCGCACCGGGGCCGCGGGATCGACGTACGGACGCACACCGAGGTGGTCGAGATCGACCTCGCCGGGCAGCGGGTCCTGGCGCGGGACCTCGATCCGCGCGGTACGGGCGAGCGCTGGCACGGCTTCGACGACCTGGTCATCGCCACCGGCGCGCGGCCGCGCCGCCCCGCCATGCCGGGGATCGACGCGCCCGGCGTGCACGGGGTGCAGACCCTGGAGCACGGGCGGGCGCTGCTGGAGACCCTGGAGTCGACCCGGGTCGAGCGGGCGGTCGTGATCGGCGCCGGATACATCGGGGTGGAGATGGCCGAGGCGCTCATGCGGCGCGGCTGCCGGGTCACCGTCCTCGAACGCGGTGAGCAGCCCATGTCCACGCTCGACCCCGACATGGGGCGGCTGGTGCGCGAGGCGATGTCGGGGCTCGGCATCGACACCGTGACCGGTGCCGAGGTCACCGAGGTGGTCACGGGCGAGGACGGCCGGGTGCGGGCCGTGGCCACCAAGGTCGACGAATACCCCGCCGATCTGGTGATCCTGGGCCTCGGCGTGGCCCCCGAGACCGGGCTCGCCCAGGAGGCGGGGCTGCCAGTGGGCGACCACGGCGGGCTGCTGACCGATCTGGCCATGCGCGTGCGCGGTTACGACAACATCTGGGCCGGCGGCGACTGTGTCGAGGTCCTCGATCTGGTGTCCGGTCGCACCCGGCACATTCCGCTGGGCACCCACGCCAACAAGCACGGCCAGGTCATCGGCTCCAACGTGGGCGGCGACTACGCGACCTTCCCCGGTGTCGTCGGCACCGCCGTCAGCAAGGTCTGCGATCTGGAGATCGCCCGCACCGGGCTGCTGGAGGCCGAAGCGACCTCCGTGGGGCTGAAGTTCGAGACGGTCACCATCGAGTCGACCAGCCGGGCCGGGTACTACCCGGACACCCGGCCGATGACGGTGAAGATGCTCGCCGAGCGGCGCACCGGACGGCTGCTCGGCACGCAGATCGTCGGCCGCGAGGGCGCGGGCAAACGGGTCGACATCGCGGCGGTCGCGCTGACCGCCGGGATGACGGTGGAGCAGATGACCGCGCTGGACCTGGGCTACGCCCCGCCGTTCTCCCCGGTGTGGGACCCGGTGCTGGTGGCGGCGCGCAAGGCGGCGGCGACGGTACGGCAGGCCGAGCGCCGCTGA
- a CDS encoding MFS transporter yields the protein MPEVTAEPAAQGRATSRGGWQPYHTLWAMLLGGWLFSYADRTITGPVVTWLIDHDHGMLGSASHPHALGGLIGSLFFAGYMLTQFPGGYLGDRFGHRTMLAVSLLWAGVTTLASGMMTGLIAFVVLRVLTGLGEGVFYSNDRSLIAQRTPPAKAGLGMGVAITGLSIGLTVATISAPYLIDWGGAAFGAEDAWRMPFLVLGGATLAFGWATAVYMRRIGGPLKATGSTLRLLGISVVLCAAVMVVYLIADGAGMPSWGVAVLECVLAFLLIGAIFTRRSTRLGAVSRNRNVLLLSFAFIAVMWNLWFFSFWSVSIVADAAHSSFQNAALVATFNAGAGILGFPVGGRLSDRAKARGWGRRPLLIAFTVVQGVLVLVFAAYLQTHDKPSLWVMSVLLFVTSLFFNALQPMAHALLSDVVGATERGAAFGLFNLVGEIGAVISPALSGTLFDTYGSWTHAVYIDGALMLLSAVLYVLIREHAVRA from the coding sequence ATGCCCGAAGTGACCGCCGAGCCCGCCGCGCAGGGGCGGGCGACCTCCCGGGGCGGCTGGCAGCCGTACCACACCCTGTGGGCCATGCTGCTGGGCGGCTGGCTCTTCAGCTACGCCGACCGCACCATCACCGGCCCGGTCGTCACCTGGCTGATCGACCACGACCACGGCATGCTGGGCTCCGCGAGCCATCCGCACGCGCTCGGCGGTCTGATCGGCAGCCTCTTCTTCGCGGGCTACATGCTGACCCAGTTCCCCGGCGGCTATCTCGGCGACCGCTTCGGGCACCGCACGATGCTCGCGGTCTCGCTGCTGTGGGCGGGGGTCACGACCCTGGCCAGCGGCATGATGACCGGGCTGATCGCCTTCGTCGTGCTGCGGGTGCTGACCGGGCTCGGCGAGGGCGTCTTCTACTCCAACGACCGTTCGCTGATCGCCCAGCGCACCCCGCCCGCCAAGGCCGGTCTGGGCATGGGCGTCGCCATCACCGGACTGTCCATCGGGCTGACGGTCGCGACCATCAGCGCGCCGTATCTGATCGACTGGGGCGGGGCGGCGTTCGGCGCGGAGGACGCCTGGCGGATGCCGTTCCTGGTGCTGGGCGGGGCCACGCTGGCGTTCGGCTGGGCCACCGCGGTCTATATGCGCCGTATCGGCGGCCCGCTCAAGGCCACCGGCTCCACCCTGCGGCTGCTGGGGATCTCGGTGGTGCTGTGCGCCGCGGTCATGGTGGTCTACCTGATCGCCGACGGGGCGGGGATGCCGAGCTGGGGCGTGGCCGTCCTGGAGTGCGTACTGGCGTTCCTGCTGATCGGGGCGATCTTCACCCGGCGGAGCACGCGGCTGGGCGCGGTCTCGCGGAACCGCAATGTGCTGCTGCTCAGCTTCGCCTTCATCGCGGTCATGTGGAATCTGTGGTTCTTCAGCTTCTGGTCGGTGTCGATCGTCGCGGACGCCGCCCACAGCTCGTTCCAGAACGCCGCGCTGGTGGCCACCTTCAACGCGGGCGCGGGCATCCTCGGCTTCCCCGTCGGGGGCCGGCTCTCGGACCGGGCGAAGGCCCGGGGGTGGGGGCGGCGGCCGCTGCTGATCGCGTTCACCGTGGTCCAGGGGGTGCTGGTGCTGGTCTTCGCCGCGTATCTGCAGACCCATGACAAGCCCTCCCTCTGGGTGATGTCCGTGTTGCTCTTCGTGACCAGCCTGTTCTTCAACGCGCTCCAGCCGATGGCGCACGCACTGCTGAGCGATGTGGTCGGCGCCACCGAACGGGGCGCGGCCTTCGGCCTGTTCAACCTGGTCGGGGAGATCGGCGCGGTGATCAGCCCGGCGCTCAGCGGCACCCTCTTCGACACTTACGGCAGCTGGACGCACGCGGTGTACATCGACGGCGCGCTGATGCTCCTGAGCGCCGTGCTGTACGTGCTGATCCGGGAGCACGCCGTACGCGCATAG
- a CDS encoding IclR family transcriptional regulator: MTSPRPRAPMGTPRSPAPRRPDTGRSVAGRMLAVLGAFDASHRSLTLTALARRAGLPLATAHRLVATLTRWGALERDATGAYHVGLRLWEVAMLSPRGGGVREAALPFMEDLYEATHENVQLAVRDGLEVVYVELISGRSAVQVRTRVGSRWPLHATGVGLVLLAYGPPRLAEQVCARPLRRYTEMTIQDPHRLRAVLAEVRRTGIAVSERQITMEGLSIAAPVRGPGGEVVASLSVVVPAGEGVAPGLIPAVRVAAHGISRTLAA; the protein is encoded by the coding sequence ATGACCTCACCACGCCCGCGCGCCCCCATGGGCACACCGCGCTCCCCGGCCCCCCGCCGCCCGGACACCGGCCGCTCGGTCGCGGGCCGGATGCTGGCGGTCCTCGGCGCGTTCGACGCCTCGCACCGCTCGCTGACCCTCACCGCCCTCGCCCGGCGCGCCGGACTGCCGCTGGCCACCGCGCACCGGCTGGTCGCCACGCTCACCCGCTGGGGCGCGCTGGAGCGCGACGCCACCGGGGCGTACCACGTCGGACTGCGGCTGTGGGAGGTGGCGATGCTCTCACCGCGCGGGGGCGGGGTGCGCGAGGCGGCGCTGCCGTTCATGGAGGACCTGTACGAGGCCACCCACGAGAACGTCCAGCTGGCCGTGCGGGACGGCCTGGAGGTGGTGTACGTGGAGCTGATCTCGGGGCGCTCCGCGGTCCAGGTGCGCACCCGGGTCGGCAGCCGCTGGCCGCTGCACGCCACCGGTGTCGGGCTGGTGCTGCTCGCCTACGGGCCGCCCCGGCTGGCCGAGCAGGTGTGCGCCCGCCCGCTGCGGCGTTACACCGAGATGACGATCCAGGACCCGCACCGGCTGCGGGCCGTCCTCGCCGAGGTGCGGCGCACCGGGATCGCGGTCAGCGAGCGGCAGATCACCATGGAGGGGCTGTCCATCGCCGCCCCGGTGCGCGGGCCGGGCGGGGAGGTGGTGGCCTCGCTGTCGGTGGTGGTGCCGGCCGGGGAGGGGGTGGCCCCGGGGCTGATCCCGGCCGTACGGGTCGCGGCCCACGGCATCTCCCGCACCCTCGCCGCCTAG